One Vicinamibacteria bacterium genomic window carries:
- a CDS encoding O-antigen ligase family protein has protein sequence MIVEARTVAVSRTTTGPFPGESLFVYGVAVWLALVQISIAASEIVLAIVVLAWLVLLRRRETAFVRLPLDRAFAVYAGASLASAIFSFAPHASLLASKKLLLLVVPYLLVSVLRRKETLESLTLLIIAVADLGALLGLWQYTLSDLGDLDNRIRGFMGHYMTYSGLLMCASVLAVAHLLFRRRYRWFLGSSLAVIGLALLFTLTRSAWVGTLAASILLIWVRNRRLLLALPVLGIGAILVLPGDVEERLGSFLRPDVSGWDRMYMLRAGARMIANHPLLGVGPDMVPDVYPIYMVEEAPLRENLHLHNNLAQISAERGLICGISWLWFFGLALIASIRGFRRAKPDDEISRALAAAALGVMVAAFSAGLFEYNFGDSEFQMLLLFTMTVPFFLEREKRASD, from the coding sequence ATGATCGTCGAAGCCCGGACCGTTGCCGTGTCGCGAACGACAACCGGCCCATTCCCCGGAGAATCCCTTTTCGTCTACGGAGTTGCGGTCTGGCTCGCGCTGGTTCAGATCTCCATCGCCGCGTCGGAGATCGTGCTCGCCATCGTCGTCCTCGCCTGGCTGGTTCTCCTCCGAAGGCGGGAGACCGCCTTCGTCAGGCTTCCACTGGATCGCGCCTTCGCCGTCTATGCGGGAGCAAGCCTCGCCTCCGCCATCTTCTCGTTCGCCCCCCACGCTAGTCTCTTGGCCAGCAAGAAGTTACTTCTTCTGGTCGTGCCCTATCTGCTAGTGAGCGTCCTCCGTCGAAAAGAGACTCTCGAAAGCCTCACCCTTCTCATCATTGCCGTGGCCGACCTGGGGGCCCTGCTCGGCCTATGGCAGTACACCCTGTCCGATCTGGGTGATCTCGATAACAGAATCCGGGGCTTCATGGGGCACTACATGACCTATTCGGGCCTCCTCATGTGTGCTTCCGTGCTTGCGGTGGCGCACTTGCTGTTCCGACGCAGATATCGGTGGTTTCTGGGAAGTAGCCTGGCCGTGATCGGACTCGCGCTGCTCTTCACTCTCACTCGAAGTGCGTGGGTTGGGACGCTCGCGGCTTCCATTCTCCTGATATGGGTGAGGAATCGCCGCCTGCTTCTGGCCCTCCCCGTGCTGGGAATCGGGGCCATCCTCGTTCTCCCCGGGGACGTGGAGGAACGCCTGGGCTCGTTCCTCAGGCCCGATGTGTCTGGCTGGGATAGGATGTATATGCTTCGCGCCGGCGCGCGGATGATCGCCAATCATCCTCTTCTCGGAGTGGGGCCCGACATGGTACCCGACGTCTACCCGATCTACATGGTGGAAGAAGCGCCGTTGCGCGAGAATCTGCACCTTCATAACAACCTCGCTCAAATCTCTGCCGAGCGCGGGTTGATCTGTGGGATCTCCTGGCTGTGGTTCTTCGGACTCGCTCTGATCGCGAGCATCCGCGGCTTTCGCCGGGCCAAACCCGATGACGAGATCTCGCGTGCTCTCGCCGCGGCCGCTCTGGGCGTAATGGTCGCGGCATTTTCCGCAGGCCTCTTCGAGTACAACTTTGGCGATTCCGAGTTCCAGATGTTGTTGCTGTTCACCATGACCGTTCCTTTCTTCCTCGAGCGAGAGAAGAGAGCCTCCGACTGA
- the rfaE1 gene encoding D-glycero-beta-D-manno-heptose-7-phosphate kinase encodes MEVAEFLSRARGLPVLVVGDLMLDRFVWGRVSRISPEAPVPVVEIEREDLHVGGAANVAKNLASLEAEPLLVGVLGDDEPARQLRLALAKLGLSDETVITDPSRRTTVKTRIIAHSQQVVRADWESTSDIDGNVETRMLDALERRTSKARAMVFSDYAKGALTPRLIEKGIELAKRAGIPVLADPKLKRYRRYRGIRLLTPNLGEAERFTGIAIHSEDDIAQAAQALLDELECDAVLITRGEQGMSLYERDAQVLHIPTRAREVFDVTGAGDTVIATAALALAAGASLASAAELANRAAGIVVGKLGTAVALPQELLANVRADKN; translated from the coding sequence ATGGAAGTTGCCGAGTTTCTTAGTCGCGCTCGAGGCCTCCCGGTGCTCGTGGTCGGCGATCTGATGCTCGATCGTTTCGTCTGGGGACGAGTGTCGCGAATCTCCCCTGAGGCTCCCGTACCCGTGGTGGAGATCGAGCGCGAAGACCTTCATGTCGGCGGCGCGGCGAATGTGGCGAAGAACCTCGCGAGCCTCGAAGCGGAGCCTCTCCTCGTGGGAGTGCTCGGTGACGACGAGCCCGCTCGTCAGTTGCGGCTCGCCCTGGCGAAGCTCGGACTCTCGGACGAGACGGTGATCACCGACCCCTCGCGCCGCACCACGGTCAAGACCCGAATCATCGCCCACAGCCAACAAGTCGTTCGAGCGGATTGGGAGTCGACCAGTGACATCGATGGGAACGTCGAGACGAGAATGCTCGACGCGCTCGAGCGACGGACATCGAAAGCTCGAGCGATGGTGTTCTCCGATTATGCCAAAGGTGCGCTGACGCCCAGGCTCATCGAGAAAGGGATCGAGCTCGCCAAGCGGGCAGGCATTCCCGTCCTCGCCGATCCCAAGCTGAAACGTTATCGGCGTTATCGCGGAATTCGACTCCTCACCCCCAATCTCGGCGAAGCCGAACGGTTCACCGGCATCGCCATCCATTCCGAAGACGACATCGCTCAAGCGGCCCAGGCGCTGCTCGATGAGCTCGAATGCGATGCGGTGCTGATCACGCGCGGGGAGCAGGGAATGTCACTTTACGAACGCGACGCCCAGGTTTTGCACATCCCCACGCGGGCGCGTGAGGTGTTCGACGTCACCGGCGCGGGAGACACCGTGATTGCCACCGCCGCTCTCGCGCTCGCCGCCGGGGCCAGCCTGGCGAGTGCGGCCGAGTTAGCGAACCGCGCCGCCGGAATCGTGGTCGGCAAGCTGGGGACGGCCGTAGCCCTTCCACAAGAGCTTCTGGCGAACGTCCGGGCCGACAAGAACTAG